One Zonotrichia albicollis isolate bZonAlb1 chromosome 14, bZonAlb1.hap1, whole genome shotgun sequence genomic window, AAACTTCAAGGAGAGTTTTCtgattccaaaaaaaaaaaaggaaaaggaaatagaagcattttttaaaaaaagggggCTTAAGGTTGTGTGGAGGTGAGTCCTAGCAGTTTGGACCCTTGCCTTCCATCATGAATTCTattcctggaagaaaatataCTCCAGGTACCCCATTTTTATAAAATGATGCTGTACAACTATAAGAAAAATCATTTGCTAGAAGATTTAGCATGCAAGGAAATACTCATTCAGGGCTTAAAATGTTTCTAGCTTCCAGCTATTCTCCCCACTATCAGTGTGCCACAGTTCCTGTTGTATTGATCCCTGATCCAGGGTTAAGCACCTGATTTTCGAGACACTGCTGGTGCACGTGGGGCTACAGTGATGCAAAGGGGATTTCACTGCTCTCTCCATCACCTGACCTTAGAGGGTTGTGAAAGGGGAGGACAGCAgagcaagaaaaataaagaaatctaTCGACAACCAGGTCCATCTGAGCGAAGATGAGTCCAGCAACTCCATGTGCACAACATGTCCAGTAAGGGGtggtttcctttgttttttcagAACAAGTACAACTAAAGTAACTAGAGAGGAAGCTACTGAATTGCTTCTGCCAGATGTAATGAATTAATAGTTTGCTCTTCCCCCTCTGGATTCAGAATTAATTCTTAGCCTATACTGGCATTTCTCTCACTGGAAAATTTAATTTGCATCATTAAAGCCCTGAGTCTATTACAACTGACACAGATGGgcagcataaaaaaaaaactgtatAAATTTGGTAAATTTGTTAATATTGATGATTCTAAGTATTATTCAAAATTCTAATTAAACACCAATAATCTGCTTTAGCTAAAGAAAATCTTACATTAACCCCAACAAAGACAAAAATGTATTTCACTGATAATAGATCTGACTTCTCACTTAGATTTTAAGTTTACCCACATTAACATCAAAGGAATTAACTGCTTTCCTGAATATAGATCCTTTTTCTTAATCTATTGGTTCCATGGTGACATGATGACTGATCTTACACAGCAAGGAACAAATATCTACTGGTCTCCAGATCCATTACCTGTGACAACACCAGCAGTCTATTACTCAAAAAATTATGCGTAAGTTGATACACTCAATTTGACATTCAATTTTGTCTTCATTTATATTAATAGTAAAAATATGAGCATTCCCAgaaaaacatgatcatttcctTAAATGACTGTGAGAAGAAAAGATTGTAGTAGTGTTCTGATAATactgccacacagccctggtGGAAATCACTGCTTAACCATTCCACCATAACTAATACTTTTCTGTATCTCTTTACATAAATTTCATAATAATGACTATAAGAAGATACAAAATCAACAAGCAGAGCATGCCTGATACATTTTGGGTACCTTGCACCAAATATAAAAATGTCTAGATGCAAAACAGATTTCCTAAAGAATTAAGAGGCTGACATGAAGATAAGCTGGAGTGGTTTTAAGCATGAGTAAGTGATATGAGGCTATCCAACATTTAATACAAGGCCACATTTTTATTTACACCTGAAAAGAACCAATTAAATTAATGTCCTGGAAACAACCACATGTAATAGTCCACCATAAATCTTTATGCATTCTTGCATGTATTTTAAAgacttttcctcctctttgttCTTTCCAATGTCAGCACAATGGTTATTGCCTTCCCTATCACAGTTCAGATATTGGCTGCACCTTCAGGATGATGCTGAAGAGTAAGACCTATACTTTGAAATTGTCCATGCCCTTAAGAACATTTGCTCTGGAATAACAGCAGGGAATTGCTCATTTCCCCTTACCCAAAAATTTTCCCTTCCACGTGCCTGATAAAGACTAAAACAAAAACATGCAGAGCAGCATGTGTAAATATCCACTGTAAATCCTCCTTAAACTCAAAACAAAAGACTTGATGCAATAAGAACATGCATCATTTAACATGGAAAAAACCACAGGTTTAATCCCTTGGGAGCTACTATCATTCCAGACTTATAGTTGAACTTTTCGGTTTGTTCACATTTATAGTAACCTTAGAGAGTCTAGAATAAAATCTTCAGTTTAAAAGAATGCCATCAGTTTGAAAGCAACTCAGAGTGTTTTACCTAATATCAAAGAACAGAACTACAAACTGATTATTAATATTATTGAAAGTGATTGCAGTTTTCTGTGATTTTCAATTCTTTAATCTGGTTATGTGGATGTACCCTGCAATGTCATCATGGCtaataaaaattaacttttctCTACAATTTCTTGGGGAGTTTAGTAGTACTAAGTGCTAAAAGCAAGGAAAGTAGTGTGCATACAGAGGGAAATTATTTGCAGTGACAATTTTGAATTTCCatagaattattttcttctgaaataagGAGACTTCTAGAACTCTCATAACAATACTGACATAAAACACTGAACTGGTGGGACTCCTTGGTACTTCCTGGAGGACTCAGGATGGTCTGCTGTTAATGTAATCAAAGTCAATAAACAGGATTTATCAACAAACCAGGATCTATCATAccacaaggctggggaggggagggggaagaaaatgtgACTCTGCTCCACAAAGTCTCAAGTCTTCAGgtaatttttgttattttcctaaaatccacccaaaaccaCCTGACTATGATGTATTAATGATGTACAGCAACAACACAACTGAAAAACATTACAAAACTAAGATACAAAAACAGTCCTCCTACTCTGACCATGTTAAAAAGAGAAACAATCTTGGAGAAATTATCTCCTTTTTCTGATTGCAATGTGCAGGGGCGACTGTCAGtaacagcacagagcagccagcgCCTCCATGTAGGGTTTTGCCACCGTGATGTCACAGAGCAGTTCCATGAAATGACAGAAAGCTCCTTCCAGGGTGACTGTTCATGAGATCACCCTGTAACCGCCCGCACACCTGGCCCAGAGTTCTCGTGCAGCACCATCAGGCgtggagcacagcccagcagcacaggatgcagagcagctcccgCTGGGGCAGGTCCCTGCAGCTCTCTCACGATGGATGCTGTGGTGCTTAAAAAGAAGGGCTACAGCCTCGGTGCTACTCTTGGAGAAGGCTCCTATGGCAAAGTGAAAGCTGCCTACAGCCACCGCCTGAAATGCAAAGTGGCCATCAAGATCATTGACAAGAAGAAAATTTCTCAGAATGTCCTGGAAAAATTTCTCCCCAGGGAAATGGAGGCTTTGATGAAACTGCACCACCCAGCAATCATCGAAACCTATGAGATTTTTGAGACTTCCTCAGGGAAAGTGTACATTGTGATGGAGCTGGGGGAGAAGGGCAGCCTCCTGAACTACCTGAGCAACCAGGGGGCGATGGAAGAGAGCGCCGCTCGCTCCAAGTTCCAGCAGCTGGCTTCTGCCATCCAGCACTGCCATGACTTGGACTTTGCCCACAGGGACCTGAAatgtgacaacatccttcttgATGACGGTCTTAACTTCAAGCTCTCAGATTTTGGCTTTTCAAAACCCCTGTGTCgagatggaaatggaaaaaCCATTCTCAGCAGCACCTTCTGTGGGTCTCTTGCGTACTCAGCCCCCGAGCTGCTCGAGCATATTCCTTGTGACCCTAGGATTTCGGACATGTGGAGCCTGGGCATTATCCTGTATGCAATGCTTTTTGCTTCACAGCCATTTGACAGTACCAACGTCAGGGAAATGCTCCAGGTTCAGAAACAACAGAAGATTCCCTTCACGAAGGCAAAAAATCTCTCTACAGACTGCAAGAACCTCATTACCCACTTGCTCCACCCTGATGTGTCCCAGAGGCTGTGCATAGATGAAGTTTTGAGACATCCCTGGCTGCAGAACCCGAAACCCACGCGCAGCCCGCGATTCCCAACCGACCCCAAAGCCAATGTCaagaaaagccccaaaaaaaCCAGGATGGAAAATCCCATTGTGCGTAAGTGTAAGGAGTGGAGGAAGAAATCAGATTCTCTTAAGGATGCTTTCCTTTAACAGGGCCACAATGTTGGCCTCACCTGTGAACTGCATTAGTTTAAACTCACATTAAAGAGATCTTGTCTGAAATTCCATGTGGCAGTcatgtccctgctcctgcacagtGCTCTTGAAGGAGGAGCTTTAACACTGCCAAAGTCAAGACTGTGAAACACGGGGGAAATAATGAGGGAGGGAAGTTTTAGAACGTGTAAACAAACTGCAGAGGAGGACTTTGTATATAATATTTGAAGGAGGAATGTATTTCAAACCTAACaatgcaatttttttaatatatctgAATATCAGACCTGGTGCACTTTATAACAATTTATAACTATTTCAATACTCAGACTCTCGGATCTGCCTAGACATACTGCTTATGAATCAAAATTTAtctgattttctcttttaaatttgAGTCTTTCAACAAAAATATGTGCAATGGAAACCATTTCCCTATTGTTAAAAATTAAGATTACAAATCAGTTGTACCATAACACAAGTTTTAAGTCAAAAGGAATGAGGGAAAGGGTTTTCATTAATTAggaaggaaaatttaaaaaaaaaaaacacacatcCAAATATCAGCTGCCTTTTAACTGAAACTTATTGGCTCAGCCAAAGACATACatgaatttctttttctataacaagaaatattattttagaCATTAAGAAATAAAACATATACCTTCAATGCTATGGTTGTTTAGCCTAAAACTcaaa contains:
- the LOC102066532 gene encoding testis-specific serine/threonine-protein kinase 2-like, producing MDAVVLKKKGYSLGATLGEGSYGKVKAAYSHRLKCKVAIKIIDKKKISQNVLEKFLPREMEALMKLHHPAIIETYEIFETSSGKVYIVMELGEKGSLLNYLSNQGAMEESAARSKFQQLASAIQHCHDLDFAHRDLKCDNILLDDGLNFKLSDFGFSKPLCRDGNGKTILSSTFCGSLAYSAPELLEHIPCDPRISDMWSLGIILYAMLFASQPFDSTNVREMLQVQKQQKIPFTKAKNLSTDCKNLITHLLHPDVSQRLCIDEVLRHPWLQNPKPTRSPRFPTDPKANVKKSPKKTRMENPIVRKCKEWRKKSDSLKDAFL